From one Gemmatimonadota bacterium genomic stretch:
- a CDS encoding sugar transferase has product MSNSSSSPEDAIRSATLPEGDLPIASTAAMREFRRDRRARNRWNSVGDRNIRRLNVLVAAVGLVLAIPLITIIAMAVKLTSRGPVLYRQQRVGHDRREYRGPGWENGRRQSDTGGKIFTMYKFRTMYTRAVDQQVWARPDDPRITPVGRILRKYRLDELPQLVNVIRGEMNIVGPRPEQPEIFQKLRSHVEGYAERQAVLPGITGWAQVNHHYDQCLDDVRRKVGLDLEYIRKRSPAEDLRIMARTLPVMVRRKGSV; this is encoded by the coding sequence ATGTCCAACTCCTCGTCCAGCCCCGAAGACGCGATTCGGTCCGCCACCTTGCCCGAAGGCGACCTCCCGATCGCTTCCACCGCGGCGATGCGGGAGTTTCGGCGCGATCGCCGCGCACGCAACCGTTGGAACAGCGTGGGCGACCGGAACATTCGGCGGCTGAACGTGCTTGTGGCCGCAGTGGGGCTCGTCCTGGCGATCCCGCTCATCACGATCATCGCGATGGCTGTGAAGCTCACGTCGAGAGGCCCCGTGCTCTACCGGCAGCAGCGGGTCGGACACGACCGGCGCGAGTACCGCGGCCCCGGGTGGGAGAACGGACGACGCCAGTCGGACACGGGTGGGAAGATCTTCACGATGTACAAGTTCCGAACCATGTACACCCGCGCGGTGGATCAACAGGTCTGGGCGCGCCCGGACGATCCCCGGATCACGCCCGTCGGGCGGATCCTGCGGAAGTACCGGCTTGACGAGCTCCCGCAGCTCGTCAACGTGATTCGCGGCGAGATGAACATCGTGGGGCCCCGTCCAGAGCAGCCCGAGATCTTCCAAAAACTTCGGAGCCACGTGGAAGGATACGCGGAACGGCAGGCGGTTCTCCCCGGAATCACAGGGTGGGCACAGGTCAACCACCACTACGATCAGTGCCTCGACGACGTGCGGAGGAAGGTGGGGCTCGACCTGGAATACATCCGGAAGCGCTCTCCCGCCGAAGATCTCCGTATCATGGCCCGAACGCTTCCGGTCATGGTCCGCCGGAAGGGCTCGGTTTGA
- a CDS encoding response regulator gives MQDPSKSAGTPLVLLINDEEWTTRSIESILKPEGYAVLRAYTGRQGLELASKMRLDLLLIDLRLPDITGIDLCAQMRRLPTVRPSTPILIFSSGSVRRSDRLAGFQAGAWSVIEPPLDPQELLALLHPFIAAKRDADAALEMSYVDPLTGFYNVQGLIRRVTEMSGDTTRSRRPLACVVLGPSGPGALGPEARDFPPDTATHPANPDVTRSLGNMILSATRLSDAVGRVGENDFVIMAPGTDQEGALRLAERVMEAVDRASAQNADLRDIELKAGFYVVSGSEPDTLIPEEFLRRATSALRGAQAAGGKSGNGLSRIRPFQPN, from the coding sequence ATGCAAGACCCCTCGAAGTCGGCGGGAACCCCCCTCGTCCTCCTGATCAACGACGAGGAGTGGACCACGCGTTCCATCGAGAGCATCCTCAAGCCCGAAGGGTACGCCGTCCTTCGGGCCTACACCGGACGCCAGGGACTCGAGCTCGCCTCCAAGATGCGCCTAGATCTCCTTCTGATCGATCTTCGCCTCCCCGATATCACGGGAATCGATTTGTGCGCGCAGATGCGCCGACTTCCCACCGTGCGGCCGAGCACTCCGATCCTCATCTTCAGCTCGGGATCGGTGCGCCGGAGCGACCGGCTTGCGGGGTTTCAGGCAGGTGCCTGGAGCGTCATCGAACCCCCGCTCGACCCTCAGGAGCTACTCGCTCTGCTCCATCCGTTCATCGCGGCCAAAAGAGACGCGGACGCGGCACTCGAGATGTCTTACGTGGACCCCCTGACCGGATTCTACAACGTGCAGGGACTCATTCGGCGGGTGACCGAGATGAGCGGGGACACGACACGCAGCCGGCGACCTCTGGCCTGTGTCGTTCTTGGCCCCTCGGGGCCGGGCGCCCTGGGTCCGGAAGCGAGGGACTTCCCGCCCGACACGGCGACACACCCCGCCAATCCGGACGTTACGCGGAGCCTCGGGAACATGATTCTCTCCGCCACGCGGCTCTCCGACGCGGTTGGACGCGTAGGGGAAAATGACTTCGTGATCATGGCTCCGGGAACGGATCAGGAAGGTGCGCTCCGGCTCGCCGAGCGCGTCATGGAGGCGGTGGATCGGGCATCGGCCCAAAACGCCGACCTGCGGGACATCGAGCTCAAGGCCGGGTTCTACGTGGTCTCGGGGTCGGAGCCGGACACCCTGATTCCCGAGGAGTTTCTCCGGCGGGCTACCTCCGCGCTGCGAGGGGCTCAGGCGGCGGGAGGCAAGAGTGGAAACGGCCTCTCTCGGATTCGTCCCTTCCAGCCCAACTGA
- a CDS encoding polysaccharide biosynthesis/export family protein, with the protein MAIASFAALPGGLSGQAAASWDPSGLQAGRTELLDLLERTEAVASSTVYSGRERDAARRDAALIQQRLSEGDFQIGDQVTLTVFGEPALQAVTVPVEGGPRITLPQLGPISLRGVLRSEVIPHLTQELGRFITNPQVQASSQIRLSILGAVGAPGFYTAPSDMLLSEFIQLAGGPGSNANLEDISIERMGQEFWTGDELRVVLAQGRTLDQMNLRGGDQVVIPEQTGSVWGSVLRWGVAVATSVAFGFSLF; encoded by the coding sequence ATGGCGATCGCGAGTTTCGCGGCACTTCCCGGGGGTCTCTCGGGCCAGGCAGCGGCTTCCTGGGACCCTTCCGGCCTCCAGGCCGGACGCACCGAACTCCTCGACCTCCTCGAGCGAACCGAAGCCGTAGCGTCGTCCACGGTGTACAGCGGACGGGAAAGAGACGCGGCAAGGCGAGACGCCGCGCTGATTCAGCAGCGTCTCTCGGAGGGCGACTTCCAGATCGGGGACCAGGTCACCCTGACCGTTTTCGGAGAACCCGCACTCCAGGCCGTCACCGTCCCCGTGGAGGGTGGGCCGCGGATCACCCTTCCGCAGCTCGGCCCCATTTCGCTGCGTGGGGTCCTCCGCTCCGAGGTGATTCCCCACCTCACGCAGGAGCTCGGCCGCTTCATCACGAACCCCCAGGTACAGGCGAGTTCCCAGATTCGGCTGTCGATCCTGGGCGCCGTCGGGGCTCCGGGCTTCTATACGGCCCCGTCGGACATGCTCCTGAGCGAGTTCATCCAGCTTGCGGGCGGCCCCGGATCGAACGCGAATCTCGAGGACATTAGCATCGAACGGATGGGTCAGGAGTTCTGGACCGGGGACGAGTTGAGAGTCGTCCTCGCCCAGGGGAGAACGCTCGATCAGATGAACCTACGCGGGGGCGACCAGGTCGTCATTCCCGAGCAGACAGGGTCCGTCTGGGGTTCGGTCCTCCGGTGGGGGGTCGCCGTCGCGACGAGCGTCGCTTTCGGGTTTTCGCTCTTCTAG
- a CDS encoding sigma-54 dependent transcriptional regulator — protein MGDANPGMLERTAAGTWSDQGSPVEVDPKDKETIRILVVDDERTLRESCASILGAEGFPVTVTGKADEALQILRRSRPEIVLVDLYMPEISGMDLLQEALKHNPDALVIVMTGKASVESSIQALRAGAWSYIPKPFSATHLSILIGRAAHAIMIGRESKQQRAEEESSGGHSDKITLLGVSAAFNRVIQSARQVAHTDASVFISGESGTGKEMIAQFIHHNSRRSSREMVSINSAAIPENLLESEMFGHVEGAFTGAIRDKKGLLEAANGGTLFLDEVNEMPHPIQAKLLRVIQDGVVRRVGSVSVDAVVDVRFIAATNQDPGDAVRSGKLRADLHYRLRVFPIEIPPLRERPEDIPVLARHYLEKFWKAHRPKEATAPEISDDAMAALQERPWHGNVRELRNVIEHTVVVLPQGARRVEADVLPFLEHDGPMHGTPSRLGGFPLGLGYHAARDHVLADFEKDYLRHVVRRANGNLSDAARFAGVDRTTLYRLMDKHDLRKEDLMRTDGG, from the coding sequence GTGGGCGACGCAAATCCAGGAATGCTGGAACGCACGGCAGCGGGAACCTGGAGCGATCAGGGCTCGCCCGTCGAGGTGGATCCCAAGGACAAGGAGACGATTCGAATCCTCGTCGTGGACGACGAACGCACGCTCCGCGAGAGTTGCGCATCGATCCTCGGCGCGGAGGGATTCCCGGTCACGGTGACGGGGAAGGCCGACGAGGCCCTCCAGATCCTGCGCAGATCGCGTCCCGAAATCGTCCTCGTGGACCTGTACATGCCCGAAATCTCGGGCATGGACCTCCTCCAGGAAGCCCTCAAGCACAATCCCGATGCGCTCGTCATCGTGATGACGGGGAAGGCCTCGGTCGAGTCCTCGATCCAGGCCCTCCGGGCAGGGGCGTGGAGCTATATCCCCAAGCCCTTCTCCGCCACCCACCTGAGCATCCTCATCGGCCGGGCCGCGCACGCCATCATGATCGGGCGCGAGAGCAAACAGCAGCGCGCCGAGGAGGAAAGCTCCGGTGGCCACAGCGACAAGATCACCCTTCTCGGAGTATCTGCCGCTTTTAATCGAGTGATCCAGTCGGCCCGCCAGGTCGCGCACACGGATGCATCGGTCTTTATCAGCGGCGAAAGTGGAACCGGGAAGGAGATGATCGCCCAGTTCATCCACCACAATAGCCGCCGCAGCAGCCGCGAGATGGTGTCCATCAACAGCGCGGCCATCCCGGAGAACTTACTCGAGTCCGAGATGTTCGGGCACGTGGAGGGCGCGTTCACCGGGGCAATCCGGGACAAAAAAGGGCTCCTCGAGGCCGCAAATGGCGGGACCCTCTTCCTGGACGAAGTGAACGAAATGCCACACCCGATTCAGGCCAAGCTCCTCCGCGTGATCCAGGACGGTGTCGTGCGGCGCGTCGGGAGCGTCTCGGTGGATGCGGTCGTGGACGTCCGGTTCATCGCGGCCACGAATCAGGATCCTGGGGATGCGGTGCGATCCGGAAAACTTCGGGCGGACCTTCATTACCGTCTCCGCGTTTTCCCGATCGAGATCCCTCCCCTCCGCGAGCGCCCCGAGGACATTCCCGTCCTCGCGAGGCACTACCTGGAGAAGTTCTGGAAGGCGCATCGGCCGAAGGAGGCTACCGCGCCCGAGATCAGTGACGACGCGATGGCGGCGCTGCAAGAGCGCCCCTGGCACGGAAACGTGCGCGAGCTCCGCAACGTGATCGAGCACACGGTTGTCGTTCTTCCTCAGGGTGCCCGTCGGGTCGAGGCGGACGTCCTCCCCTTCCTCGAGCACGACGGTCCGATGCACGGCACTCCGTCTCGGCTCGGGGGGTTCCCTCTCGGCCTCGGTTATCACGCGGCGCGCGACCACGTCCTTGCCGACTTCGAGAAGGACTACCTCCGCCACGTGGTGCGGCGGGCCAACGGAAACCTCTCGGACGCGGCGCGCTTCGCGGGAGTGGACCGGACGACCCTTTACCGGCTCATGGATAAGCACGACCTCCGGAAGGAGGACCTCATGAGGACCGACGGCGGCTGA
- a CDS encoding glycosyltransferase, protein MTLLGAAAVVFATAFVAYTYLGYPLALKILSALGRGKGLLQAPPGSWPDVTITVAMYNEESQAEGLLESLAALDYPPGKRQVLIVSDGSTDRTDEIVSRYLDRGVEFLRLPERGGKTAAENAASGCIRAEIVVNTDASTRILPDALKPLIAALSDPSVGLASGRDLSVSRTDEPANLGESGYVGYEMWIRDLETEVSGIVGASGCFYAIRTHLHKIPVAPHLSRDFAAALKCRENGYRAVSVPRAVCLVPRTSSLRREYGRKVRTMTRGMTTLLDRRALLNPIRHGAFAWMLFSHKVCRWGVPWVALMGAVGVALLAPEFPVLWGVLAAGVLGVALGAVGWRLGDGRPLPKLLQVPAFGLAGNVAAMHAALRALGGRRDAVWEPTRREKGPASA, encoded by the coding sequence ATGACCTTACTCGGCGCGGCCGCCGTGGTCTTCGCGACGGCCTTCGTCGCCTATACCTATCTCGGGTATCCCTTGGCCCTGAAGATCCTCTCCGCATTGGGTCGAGGGAAGGGGCTCCTCCAAGCGCCTCCCGGGAGTTGGCCGGACGTGACGATCACGGTCGCGATGTACAACGAAGAGAGCCAGGCGGAAGGGCTCCTCGAGAGCCTCGCGGCGCTCGACTATCCCCCCGGCAAGCGGCAGGTCCTGATTGTGTCGGACGGCTCGACGGATCGAACCGACGAGATCGTGAGCCGGTACCTTGACCGCGGCGTCGAGTTCCTCCGCCTTCCCGAACGAGGCGGAAAGACGGCGGCCGAGAACGCGGCCTCCGGCTGCATCCGGGCCGAGATCGTAGTGAACACGGACGCGTCCACACGGATCCTTCCGGACGCTCTCAAGCCGCTGATCGCAGCCCTTTCCGACCCGTCGGTCGGGCTCGCATCGGGGCGAGACCTGAGCGTGAGCCGCACGGACGAGCCCGCCAACCTCGGGGAATCGGGCTACGTCGGGTACGAAATGTGGATCCGCGACCTCGAAACCGAAGTGTCGGGAATCGTGGGGGCGTCCGGATGTTTCTACGCCATCCGGACCCATCTTCACAAAATCCCGGTCGCACCTCATCTGAGCCGGGACTTCGCGGCGGCACTCAAGTGTCGTGAAAACGGGTACCGCGCCGTTTCCGTCCCGCGTGCGGTCTGCCTCGTCCCTCGCACTTCGTCGCTCCGCCGGGAGTACGGGCGCAAGGTCAGGACGATGACGCGAGGGATGACCACGCTCCTGGACCGGCGGGCCCTCTTGAACCCGATCCGTCACGGAGCCTTCGCCTGGATGCTCTTCAGCCACAAAGTGTGCCGCTGGGGCGTCCCGTGGGTGGCGCTGATGGGGGCGGTGGGTGTAGCCCTCCTTGCGCCGGAATTTCCCGTACTGTGGGGGGTTCTGGCCGCGGGGGTCCTCGGGGTCGCGCTGGGAGCGGTGGGTTGGCGACTCGGGGACGGGCGGCCCCTGCCAAAACTCCTTCAGGTTCCGGCGTTCGGTCTCGCGGGCAACGTAGCGGCGATGCATGCCGCGCTACGTGCACTCGGCGGACGGAGAGACGCCGTCTGGGAGCCTACGCGAAGGGAAAAGGGGCCGGCGTCAGCCTGA
- a CDS encoding polysaccharide biosynthesis tyrosine autokinase, which yields MSDHHLSPLSRGYVPSEESRPSGAVTSPYAGAPTEFAAPMDEEAGPGIRAYLSALYRGKWVILTAALIGAAAWYGYSTFMAAVPQYAAQGRIWIQGSGRGDQGPIVTDELLQQSSWLDLLQTYAVLDPVVTDQRLYVRAHDPADAGLLEDLTLDGPVRAGSYRLTSPTGEGWILVRDNETVTRGVSPGTVLGTGMGFIWAPPSEAFREGRDIAFTLMTLRDAARDLREELVPTIDPRGSFLTIDFQGPDPERTADVVNAVMDQFVAVAADLKSSNLDAEAEVLLGQLRATEAELTAAEQALEAHQIQTVTLPSDRPYSVQGGTEMTRNPAFQEYFDLTAAADAARRDRERLQEILTSIPTGGLEVEALAFVPAADASPQLRPMVDALLDAQVERDGLLDRYTMEHPLVQEVSTRINRLEETMIPGILTELVQQLGAYEQQLATRRSASGASLSSIPPRTIQEAQLGRTVAITEELYADLQTRYMAAELARRSSIPDVSVLDRAVPPNDPVDGAPISIGLLIFFGVIGLAVAGVLLYDRFDSRIRTPDQVMSAFGLPVLGAIPRIQGARNGRGGSGQIRNLGQIREAFRQLRTSLEYAYGTAGPMLLTVSSSSMEEGKTLVSTNLGVSFAELGLRTVILDADTRRGDVHHFLGGTRTPGLTEFLQSSASGEEVIQSTSHPGLDFIGSGARVPHSPELLSSRRMGDLLAALRKMYDVILVDSPPLGAGADPLVLGSITGHMLFVVRSGTTEKDFAMAKLEPLDRLPIRVMGVVLNDYVPDKIGAYRYYGSYLPGYDVSSEAEAEPREERIIAGVGAGSQS from the coding sequence ATGAGCGATCACCACCTCTCCCCCCTTTCCCGGGGATACGTCCCCTCTGAGGAATCTCGCCCGTCGGGGGCGGTGACCTCCCCTTATGCCGGTGCTCCGACGGAATTCGCCGCACCGATGGATGAGGAGGCGGGTCCGGGAATTCGGGCGTATCTCTCTGCCCTTTACCGCGGAAAGTGGGTGATTCTGACTGCCGCACTGATCGGGGCGGCCGCATGGTACGGCTATTCCACTTTCATGGCGGCGGTTCCGCAATACGCGGCCCAGGGGCGGATCTGGATCCAGGGAAGTGGACGCGGGGATCAGGGACCCATCGTCACCGACGAGCTCCTTCAGCAGAGCTCCTGGCTCGATCTCCTTCAGACCTACGCCGTTCTCGATCCGGTCGTCACGGACCAAAGGCTGTACGTGCGGGCACACGATCCTGCGGATGCAGGTCTCCTCGAAGATCTGACGCTCGACGGTCCCGTGCGGGCCGGGAGCTACCGGCTCACATCCCCCACGGGTGAGGGATGGATCCTCGTTCGCGACAACGAGACGGTCACTCGAGGTGTGAGTCCCGGAACCGTGCTGGGCACCGGAATGGGCTTCATCTGGGCCCCTCCCTCCGAAGCGTTCCGGGAAGGCCGCGACATCGCGTTCACACTCATGACCCTCAGGGACGCCGCGCGCGATCTCCGCGAAGAACTCGTGCCGACGATCGACCCGCGCGGAAGTTTCCTCACCATCGACTTCCAGGGGCCGGATCCGGAGCGAACCGCCGATGTCGTGAATGCGGTCATGGATCAGTTCGTTGCGGTGGCCGCAGACCTGAAGAGCAGCAACCTCGATGCCGAAGCGGAAGTGTTGCTGGGTCAGCTCCGTGCGACCGAGGCGGAGTTGACCGCCGCCGAGCAGGCCCTCGAAGCCCATCAGATCCAGACCGTCACATTGCCCTCTGATCGTCCCTACAGCGTGCAGGGCGGAACGGAGATGACGCGGAATCCGGCGTTCCAAGAATATTTCGACCTTACAGCCGCGGCGGACGCCGCCCGGCGTGATCGCGAACGACTGCAGGAAATTCTGACCTCGATACCGACGGGCGGACTGGAGGTCGAAGCCTTGGCGTTTGTTCCCGCCGCGGATGCCTCTCCTCAGTTGCGCCCCATGGTGGATGCCCTCCTCGATGCCCAAGTCGAGCGGGACGGGCTCCTGGACCGCTATACGATGGAGCATCCGTTGGTCCAGGAGGTCTCGACGAGGATCAATCGGCTCGAAGAGACCATGATTCCTGGCATCTTGACCGAACTTGTGCAACAGCTCGGAGCGTATGAGCAGCAGCTGGCCACAAGACGGTCTGCATCCGGCGCCAGCCTCAGCAGCATCCCACCGAGGACGATTCAGGAGGCGCAATTGGGCCGAACGGTGGCCATCACCGAGGAGCTCTATGCGGACCTTCAGACTCGGTACATGGCGGCCGAGCTCGCGCGGCGGAGCAGCATCCCCGACGTGAGCGTGCTCGACCGTGCAGTGCCGCCGAACGATCCTGTCGACGGTGCGCCGATCAGCATCGGCCTCCTGATCTTCTTTGGCGTCATTGGGCTCGCCGTGGCCGGCGTGCTCCTGTACGACCGGTTCGATTCTCGGATTCGGACGCCCGATCAGGTGATGAGCGCCTTCGGGCTTCCGGTCCTGGGTGCGATCCCCCGAATCCAGGGCGCTCGCAACGGCAGGGGAGGGAGCGGACAGATCCGAAACCTCGGGCAGATCCGGGAGGCCTTCCGCCAGCTGCGGACGAGCCTCGAATATGCATACGGAACCGCCGGGCCGATGCTTCTCACCGTGTCCAGCTCGAGCATGGAAGAAGGGAAGACGCTCGTCTCGACGAACCTTGGCGTCTCCTTTGCCGAGCTGGGGCTGCGCACCGTGATCCTCGATGCCGATACCCGCCGCGGCGACGTGCATCACTTCCTGGGCGGGACGAGGACCCCTGGGCTCACCGAGTTCCTCCAGTCGTCCGCGTCCGGCGAAGAGGTCATCCAAAGCACAAGCCACCCCGGACTCGACTTCATCGGGTCGGGGGCACGCGTTCCGCACTCGCCGGAGCTCTTGTCATCGCGCCGAATGGGGGATCTGCTCGCGGCCCTTCGAAAGATGTACGACGTGATTCTTGTGGACAGTCCGCCGCTCGGGGCCGGAGCGGATCCTCTGGTTCTGGGGTCCATCACCGGCCATATGCTCTTTGTGGTCCGGAGCGGGACTACCGAGAAGGACTTCGCGATGGCGAAGCTGGAGCCCCTCGACCGTCTCCCGATCCGTGTCATGGGTGTGGTCCTGAACGACTACGTCCCCGACAAGATCGGTGCCTACCGGTACTACGGCTCCTACCTCCCCGGATACGATGTGAGTAGCGAGGCAGAGGCCGAGCCCCGCGAGGAACGGATCATTGCGGGCGTGGGGGCAGGCTCGCAGAGCTGA
- a CDS encoding glycosyltransferase family 4 protein yields the protein MKILHTLAPATTGGLEEVVIRLAGGQRARGHEVAAALVLAPGDAAHPLIVPLQEAGVQVIPLVVSSRAYLREIRGVREALDALRADVLHTHGYRPDVLHAGAARPLGIPHVTTLHGFTGGNWKNRIYEVLQVRAVRKADAVVAVSRAIEERLRERRVAEDRVHFIPNAWSTRHALVSREEARRILGVPPEAFLIGWVGRLSREKGPDVLLGALERIADAQLSASFIGDGPLREVGEGIASRKADATIRFHGAIPSAGRLFTAFDLFVLSSRTEGTPIALFEAMEASVPIVATAVGGVPDVVRKEALLVSSDDPEGLAAAIQTVRNEPEAAKVRAARARRRLDLDFAPGPWLDRYEALYSSLLRTHPAPR from the coding sequence ATGAAGATTCTCCACACCCTGGCCCCCGCGACGACGGGTGGGTTGGAGGAGGTCGTCATCCGCCTTGCGGGAGGACAACGCGCGCGCGGTCACGAAGTCGCCGCCGCTCTCGTTCTCGCGCCCGGCGACGCGGCCCACCCTCTCATCGTTCCCCTCCAGGAAGCGGGCGTGCAGGTCATCCCCCTGGTCGTCTCCTCGCGCGCCTACCTGCGTGAGATCCGGGGTGTCCGCGAGGCACTCGATGCACTCCGCGCCGACGTGCTCCACACGCACGGCTACCGGCCGGACGTTCTCCACGCTGGCGCGGCCCGTCCGTTGGGGATTCCCCATGTCACCACCCTCCACGGGTTCACTGGAGGAAACTGGAAGAATCGAATCTACGAGGTGCTGCAGGTGAGGGCGGTGCGGAAGGCGGACGCGGTCGTCGCGGTTTCCCGCGCGATCGAGGAAAGGCTCCGCGAGCGGCGGGTTGCCGAGGATCGCGTCCACTTCATTCCGAATGCCTGGAGCACCCGGCACGCCCTGGTTTCGCGGGAGGAGGCGCGTCGGATCCTCGGGGTGCCGCCCGAGGCCTTTCTCATCGGCTGGGTGGGCCGCCTGAGTCGGGAGAAGGGTCCGGATGTCCTCCTCGGCGCGCTCGAGAGGATTGCAGATGCACAGCTTTCCGCTTCGTTCATCGGAGACGGACCCCTTCGAGAAGTGGGGGAGGGGATCGCGAGCCGAAAGGCCGACGCGACGATTCGATTCCACGGTGCGATCCCGTCCGCGGGCAGGCTCTTCACCGCCTTCGATCTCTTCGTTCTCAGCTCCCGGACCGAGGGGACGCCGATCGCGCTTTTCGAGGCGATGGAGGCCTCGGTTCCGATCGTCGCGACGGCCGTGGGCGGGGTCCCCGATGTGGTGAGGAAGGAAGCCCTTCTCGTCTCGTCCGACGATCCGGAAGGGCTCGCCGCCGCAATCCAGACGGTCCGAAATGAACCGGAGGCCGCGAAGGTGCGCGCGGCCCGCGCCCGCCGTCGCCTCGACCTGGACTTCGCTCCCGGACCCTGGCTGGATCGGTACGAGGCCCTGTATTCTTCGCTCCTCCGGACTCATCCTGCACCCCGCTGA
- a CDS encoding HAMP domain-containing sensor histidine kinase yields MAVRLPSRREPDTHGASGDAGPLSSDNADPHPLRTIAEGIVAHWDDRSSGWMAQKEEVQEALTRIEVEIERIRAGRGLPSIGEPPARPLLDHRLCEAIRIELLRDWAGTQKGCGQWPPQTILEILAALEEYRGLLRPGGTEELAARLAEPDAFELVVELAHDLRSPLNSILFLSEVLRSGHSGPVTDHQWKQLGLVYSATLGIVSVVSDVMDLASEQKGTVIEDPSPFSIGSVFDSVQKMVGPMAEEKGISLEFRLPDYDRCLGTPGPLGRILLNLTTNALKFTDDGWVRVSAEKLGRSIVEFSVQDTGRGIREEEIGRLFQPFRKSPHRSGYFFSGSGLGLSIVKRLLAALGSELKIESTMGEGSRFSFRVELPTVPAV; encoded by the coding sequence ATGGCCGTTCGCCTTCCGTCCCGGCGTGAACCGGATACGCACGGTGCCTCGGGCGACGCAGGTCCCCTATCGTCCGACAACGCCGATCCGCATCCCCTCCGGACGATCGCCGAGGGCATCGTCGCCCACTGGGACGACCGATCGTCGGGCTGGATGGCGCAAAAGGAGGAGGTGCAGGAGGCCCTTACGCGCATCGAGGTGGAGATCGAGCGAATCCGCGCCGGACGGGGACTTCCTTCGATCGGGGAACCCCCCGCGCGCCCCCTCCTCGATCACCGCCTTTGCGAGGCGATCCGGATCGAGCTCCTTCGCGACTGGGCCGGGACACAAAAGGGTTGCGGGCAGTGGCCTCCTCAGACCATCCTAGAGATCCTCGCCGCGTTGGAGGAGTATCGCGGGCTCCTGCGGCCGGGAGGGACCGAGGAGCTCGCCGCGCGCCTCGCGGAACCGGACGCCTTCGAGCTCGTGGTCGAGTTGGCGCACGATCTCCGATCTCCGCTCAACTCGATCCTCTTCCTTTCCGAGGTGCTTCGATCCGGGCACAGCGGCCCGGTCACGGACCACCAATGGAAGCAGCTCGGGTTAGTCTACAGCGCAACGTTGGGGATTGTGTCGGTCGTGAGCGACGTGATGGATCTCGCGAGCGAGCAGAAGGGCACGGTGATCGAGGACCCGAGCCCGTTTTCGATCGGGTCCGTCTTCGACTCGGTTCAGAAAATGGTGGGGCCCATGGCGGAAGAGAAGGGAATCTCACTCGAGTTCCGACTTCCGGATTACGACCGCTGTCTCGGAACCCCGGGGCCGCTTGGCCGCATCTTGCTCAATCTCACCACCAACGCCCTCAAGTTCACCGACGACGGATGGGTTCGGGTCTCCGCGGAGAAGCTCGGGCGCTCCATCGTGGAATTCTCGGTGCAGGACACGGGGCGGGGAATCCGTGAGGAGGAAATCGGACGGCTCTTCCAGCCCTTCAGGAAGTCCCCTCACCGGAGCGGCTACTTCTTTTCGGGGAGCGGACTCGGCCTGTCGATCGTGAAGCGGCTACTCGCGGCTCTCGGATCAGAGCTCAAAATCGAGAGCACCATGGGCGAAGGGAGCCGCTTCTCCTTCCGGGTGGAGCTTCCCACGGTGCCTGCTGTATGA